The Triticum aestivum cultivar Chinese Spring chromosome 3A, IWGSC CS RefSeq v2.1, whole genome shotgun sequence genome includes a region encoding these proteins:
- the LOC123058974 gene encoding cysteine proteinase EP-B 2-like — MGQLSKNLLVAAVLAVAAVELCGAIPLEDKDLESEEALWDLYERWQTAHRVPRHHAEKHRRFGTFKSNAHFVHSHNKRGDRPYRLRLNRFGDMSQAEFRATFVGDFRRDTLATPPSVPGFMYAAVNVSDLPPSVDWRQKGAVTGVKDQGKCGSCWAFSTVVSVEGINAIRTGSLVSLSEQELIDCDTADNEGCQGGLMDNAFEYIKSNGGLITEAAYPYRAAQGTCNVARAAQNSPVVVHIDGHQDVPANSEEALAQAVANQPVSVAVEASGKAFMFYSEGIFTGSCGTELDHGVAVVGYGVAEDGKAYWTVKNSWGPSWGEQGYIRVEKDSGAAGGLCGIAMEASYPVKTDSKPKPTPRRALGAWESQ; from the coding sequence ATGGGGCAGCTTAGCAAGAACCTTCTGGTGGCGGCCGTGCTGGccgtggcggcggtggagctgtgcGGCGCCATCCCGCTGGAGGACAAGGACCTGGAGTCGGAGGAGGCGCTGTGGGACCTGTACGAGCGGTGGCAGACCGCGCACCGCGTGCCCCGCCACCACGCCGAGAAGCACCGCCGCTTCGGCACCTTCAAGTCCAACGCCCACTTCGTCCACTCCCACAACAAGCGCGGCGACCGCCCCTACCGCCTCCGCCTCAACCGCTTCGGCGACATGAGCCAGGCCGAGTTCCGCGCCACCTTCGTCGGCGACTTCCGCCGCGACACCCTGGCCACGCCGCCGTCCGTCCCCGGATTCATGTACGCCGCCGTGAACGTGTCCGACCTGCCGCCGTCCGTGGACTGGCGGCAGAAGGGCGCCGTGACGGGCGTCAAGGACCAGGGCAAGTGCGGTAGCTGCTGGGCCTTCTCCACGGTGGTGTCCGTGGAAGGCATCAACGCCATCCGCACGGGCAGCCTCGTGTCCCTCTCGGAGCAGGAGCTCATCGACTGCGACACGGCGGACAACGAAGGGTGCCAGGGCGGGCTCATGGACAACGCCTTCGAGTACATCAAGAGCAACGGCGGGCTCATCACCGAGGCTGCCTACCCGTACCGCGCCGCCCAAGGCACCTGCAACGTCGCGAGAGCGGCCCAGAATTCCCCCGTGGTGGTGCACATCGACGGGCACCAGGACGTGCCGGCCAACAGCGAGGAGGCGCTGGCCCAGGCGGTGGCGAACCAGCCCGTGTCCGTGGCCGTCGAGGCCAGCGGGAAGGCGTTCATGTTCTACTCCGAGGGGATCTTCACCGGCAGCTGCGGCACGGAGCTGGACCACGGCGTCGCGGTGGTCGGGTACGGCGTGGCAGAGGACGGCAAGGCGTACTGGACGGTGAAGAACTCGTGGGGGCCGTCGTGGGGGGAGCAGGGCTACATCAGGGTGGAGAAGGATTCCGGCGCCGCGGGCGGGCTCTGCGGCATCGCCATGGAGGCGTCCTACCCCGTCAAGACCGACAGCAAGCCCAAGCCCACGCCCAGGCGCGCGCTCGGCGCCTGGGAGTCGCAGTGA